A stretch of the Mycobacterium sp. ITM-2016-00317 genome encodes the following:
- the chvE gene encoding multiple monosaccharide ABC transporter substrate-binding protein — protein MRKLKWAAVVVIALLAAALAGCGRADETADSGAGKGTIGIAMPTKSSERWVADGQNMVNQFQELGYQTDLQYGDDVVQNQVSQIENMITKGVDLLVIAPIDGSSLTATLENAAAADIPVISYDRLIRGTGNVDYYATFDNFQVGVLQARYIVDTLKPDTAPAPQNIEVFAGSPDDNNATFFFDGAMSVLKPYLDSGKLVVRSGQTDFNQVATLRWDGGLAQSRMDNLLSQAYTSVPVSAVLSPYDGISRGVISALKSAGYGNAARPLPVVTGQDAELASVQSIVAGEQTQTVFKDTRELAKSAVQMSDAVLTGGEPMVNDTETYDNAVKVVPAHLLDPVSVDRTNYEQVLVDSGYYTQAQVQ, from the coding sequence ATGAGAAAACTGAAGTGGGCGGCGGTCGTGGTGATCGCGCTGCTGGCCGCGGCGCTGGCCGGCTGCGGCAGGGCCGACGAAACGGCCGACTCCGGCGCGGGCAAGGGCACCATCGGCATCGCGATGCCGACCAAGTCCTCCGAGCGGTGGGTCGCCGACGGACAGAACATGGTCAACCAGTTCCAGGAACTGGGGTACCAGACCGACCTGCAGTACGGCGACGACGTGGTGCAGAACCAGGTCTCACAGATCGAGAACATGATCACCAAGGGCGTCGATCTGCTCGTCATCGCGCCGATCGACGGCTCGTCCCTGACCGCCACCCTGGAGAACGCCGCGGCCGCCGACATTCCGGTGATCAGCTACGACCGGCTGATCCGGGGCACCGGCAACGTCGACTACTACGCGACCTTCGACAACTTCCAAGTCGGTGTGCTGCAGGCCCGCTACATCGTCGACACGCTCAAGCCCGACACCGCGCCCGCCCCGCAGAACATCGAGGTGTTCGCCGGCTCGCCCGACGACAACAACGCGACCTTCTTCTTCGACGGGGCGATGAGCGTGCTCAAGCCCTACCTCGACAGCGGCAAGCTGGTGGTGCGCAGCGGCCAGACCGACTTCAACCAGGTCGCCACCCTGCGCTGGGACGGCGGGCTCGCCCAGTCGCGGATGGACAACCTGCTCAGTCAGGCCTATACCAGCGTCCCGGTCAGCGCGGTGCTCTCGCCCTACGACGGCATCTCCCGCGGCGTGATCTCGGCACTCAAGAGCGCCGGTTACGGCAACGCCGCGCGGCCGCTGCCGGTGGTCACCGGCCAGGACGCCGAGCTGGCGTCGGTGCAGTCGATCGTGGCGGGCGAACAGACGCAGACGGTGTTCAAGGACACCCGCGAGCTGGCCAAGTCCGCGGTGCAGATGTCCGATGCGGTGCTCACCGGCGGCGAACCGATGGTCAACGACACCGAGACCTACGACAACGCGGTGAAAGTGGTGCCCGCCCACCTGTTGGACCCGGTGAGCGTCGACAGGACCAACTACGAGCAGGTGCTGGTCGACTCCGGCTACTACACGCAGGCGCAGGTGCAATGA
- the mmsA gene encoding multiple monosaccharide ABC transporter ATP-binding protein: MTAHSPALLEMKGITKEFPGVRALADVDLRVGSGEIHAICGENGAGKSTLMKVLSGVYPHGSYRGEIYFDGNLCEFKDIRSSEKCGIAIIHQELALVPYLSIAENMFLGNEIRRFGVIDWDRTLVRAAELLERVGLDESPQTRVADIGVGKQQLVEIAKALAKDVRLLILDEPTAALNDTDSRHLLELIADLREHGLTSILISHKLNEVLQIADAVTTLRDGATIDTVRVADGLTEDAIVRGMVGRDLTHRFPPRPEREIGPVAFSVSNWTVLHPIDQHRKVVDDVSLEVRAGEIVGIAGLMGAGRTELAMSVFGRSYGRYVGGRVSKGEREINTSTVPAAIDNGIAYVTEDRKQLGLNLMDSVATSITLPSLGKISHRSVIDFRAETAVGEQFCESMRIKTASVATVAGKLSGGNQQKVVLSKWLFTDPDVLILDEPTRGIDVGAKYEIYQIINELAGRGKAVIVISSELPELLGLCDRIYALSQGRLTGEVDRERADQETLMRLMMKGR; this comes from the coding sequence ATGACGGCGCACTCGCCGGCGCTGCTGGAGATGAAGGGGATCACCAAGGAGTTCCCCGGGGTCCGCGCCCTGGCCGACGTCGACCTGCGGGTCGGCTCCGGTGAAATCCACGCGATTTGCGGCGAGAACGGGGCGGGCAAGTCCACGCTGATGAAGGTCCTCAGCGGCGTGTACCCCCACGGAAGCTACCGCGGAGAGATCTACTTCGACGGAAACCTGTGTGAGTTCAAAGACATCCGGTCCAGCGAGAAATGCGGTATCGCGATCATCCATCAGGAGCTCGCCCTGGTGCCCTACCTGTCGATCGCCGAGAACATGTTCCTGGGCAACGAGATCCGCCGCTTCGGCGTCATCGACTGGGACCGCACCCTGGTGCGCGCCGCCGAGTTGCTCGAGCGGGTCGGGCTGGACGAGAGCCCGCAGACGCGGGTCGCCGACATCGGGGTGGGCAAGCAGCAGCTGGTGGAGATCGCCAAGGCCCTGGCCAAGGACGTGCGGCTGCTGATTCTCGACGAGCCCACCGCGGCGCTCAACGACACCGACAGCCGCCACCTGCTCGAGCTGATCGCCGACCTGCGCGAGCACGGACTGACCTCGATCCTGATCTCGCACAAGCTGAACGAGGTCCTGCAGATCGCGGATGCGGTGACCACTCTGCGCGACGGCGCCACCATCGACACCGTCCGCGTCGCCGACGGGCTGACCGAGGACGCGATCGTGCGCGGCATGGTGGGCCGGGACCTGACCCACCGGTTCCCCCCGCGCCCGGAACGTGAGATCGGCCCGGTGGCCTTCTCGGTGTCGAACTGGACCGTGCTGCACCCGATCGACCAGCACCGCAAGGTGGTCGACGACGTGTCGCTGGAGGTGCGGGCCGGCGAGATCGTCGGAATCGCGGGCCTGATGGGCGCAGGCCGCACCGAGTTGGCGATGAGCGTGTTCGGCCGGTCCTACGGCAGGTATGTGGGCGGCCGGGTCAGCAAGGGCGAGCGCGAGATCAACACCAGCACGGTGCCCGCCGCGATCGACAACGGCATCGCGTACGTGACCGAGGACCGCAAACAGCTCGGGCTGAACCTGATGGACTCCGTGGCCACCAGCATCACGCTCCCGTCGCTGGGCAAGATCAGCCACCGGTCGGTGATCGACTTCCGCGCCGAAACCGCGGTGGGCGAACAGTTCTGCGAATCGATGAGGATCAAGACGGCGTCGGTGGCGACGGTCGCGGGCAAACTCTCCGGCGGCAACCAGCAGAAGGTCGTACTGAGCAAGTGGCTGTTCACCGACCCCGACGTCCTGATCCTGGACGAACCGACCCGCGGCATCGACGTCGGCGCCAAATACGAGATCTACCAGATCATCAACGAACTGGCCGGCCGCGGCAAGGCCGTCATCGTGATCTCCTCCGAACTACCCGAACTGCTCGGCCTCTGCGACCGCATCTACGCGCTCAGTCAGGGACGGCTCACCGGCGAGGTGGACCGGGAGCGCGCCGATCAGGAAACCCTGATGCGGCTGATGATGAAAGGACGCTGA
- the mmsB gene encoding multiple monosaccharide ABC transporter permease, whose product MTTTVDQPSPNSPVAQPPNGSRPDPPGLRDRISQFLISHIRQSGMVVALLAIVLLFQVWTDGILLKPLNVTNIIQQNGYILVLAIGMVIVIINGHIDLSVGSIAAFTGAMAAVLMVRHDMPWLLAVVLCVAMGALIGAWQGFWIAFVGIPSFIVTLGGMLIFRGATQYILQGQSIAPMPPALQTFSSGFLPEWGTNALYHWPTILLGGVITIAAVGMQIRRRRSQSRYGQPVSGTPLFIAKCVAIVAALGAVTLLLASYRGVPIVGIILVVLTLIYAFLMRNTVFGRQVYAVGGNAAAAKLSGVRNRWVTLLVFVNMGALAAVAGLMFAARLNSATPQAGINFELEAIAAAFIGGASSSGGVGTVFGAIIGGLVLGVLNNGMSILGIGTDVQQVIKGLVLLAAVGFDVYNKRRGGR is encoded by the coding sequence GTGACCACCACCGTCGACCAACCGTCGCCGAATTCGCCGGTGGCCCAGCCGCCCAACGGATCCCGACCGGATCCGCCGGGACTGCGGGACCGGATCTCGCAGTTCCTGATCTCCCACATCCGCCAGTCCGGCATGGTGGTCGCCCTGCTGGCGATCGTGCTGCTGTTCCAGGTGTGGACCGACGGCATCCTGCTGAAGCCGCTGAACGTCACCAACATCATCCAGCAGAACGGCTACATCCTGGTGCTCGCCATCGGGATGGTGATCGTGATCATCAACGGCCACATCGACCTGTCGGTCGGTTCGATCGCGGCGTTCACCGGCGCGATGGCCGCGGTCCTGATGGTGCGCCACGACATGCCGTGGCTGCTGGCCGTGGTGCTGTGCGTGGCGATGGGCGCGCTGATCGGCGCGTGGCAGGGATTCTGGATCGCGTTCGTCGGCATCCCGTCGTTCATCGTGACCCTCGGCGGCATGCTGATCTTCCGCGGCGCCACCCAGTACATCCTGCAGGGGCAGTCCATCGCGCCGATGCCGCCCGCGCTGCAGACCTTCAGCAGCGGCTTTCTGCCCGAGTGGGGGACCAACGCGCTCTACCACTGGCCGACGATCCTGCTCGGCGGGGTGATCACGATCGCGGCGGTCGGCATGCAGATCCGTCGGCGGCGCTCCCAGAGCCGTTACGGCCAGCCGGTTTCCGGCACGCCGCTGTTCATCGCGAAATGCGTGGCGATCGTCGCGGCCCTCGGCGCGGTGACGCTGCTGCTGGCCAGCTACCGCGGTGTGCCGATCGTCGGCATCATCCTGGTGGTGCTGACGCTGATCTACGCATTCCTGATGCGCAACACCGTGTTCGGCCGCCAGGTTTACGCGGTCGGCGGCAACGCCGCGGCGGCGAAGTTGTCCGGGGTGCGCAACCGCTGGGTGACGCTGCTGGTGTTCGTCAACATGGGCGCGCTCGCCGCGGTCGCGGGCCTGATGTTCGCCGCCCGGCTGAACTCGGCCACCCCGCAGGCCGGCATCAACTTCGAACTGGAGGCCATCGCGGCGGCGTTCATCGGCGGCGCGTCCTCCAGCGGTGGGGTCGGCACCGTGTTCGGCGCCATCATCGGCGGCCTGGTGCTCGGCGTGCTCAACAACGGGATGTCGATCCTGGGCATCGGCACCGACGTGCAGCAGGTGATCAAGGGCCTGGTGTTGCTGGCCGCGGTGGGCTTCGACGTGTACAACAAGCGGCGCGGCGGTCGCTGA
- the galT gene encoding galactose-1-phosphate uridylyltransferase: MALPRNDAPPVRKTVTTLADGRRLIYFDDSDAPPPRTARDPRVLPPATSESQLRYDVLTGEWIAIAAQRMDRTYLPPAGDSPLAPTRPGGPATEIPAADYDVVVFENRFPSLSARAGDQDLPPYLDGEPLWPLRPGTGCCEVVCFTSDPHASFATVGHRRARTVIDVWADRTAELSELPGVAQVFCFENRGRQIGVTLTHPHGQIYAYPYLPPRTEAVMRQARRHRAATGGDLFADVLDAERRAGRRIVVAGQRWTAFVPSAARWPMEVHLLPHRAVADFAELTDGERDELATVYLDLLGRVDRFFDGVDETPYVAAWHQAPVGPQRELGRLHLQLFSVMRAPGRLKYLAGSESGMGAWINDTTPERIADRFREIR, encoded by the coding sequence ATGGCCTTACCCCGCAACGACGCTCCGCCCGTGCGTAAGACGGTGACGACCCTGGCGGACGGTCGCAGGCTGATCTATTTCGACGACAGCGACGCCCCACCGCCGCGGACCGCACGCGATCCCCGGGTGCTGCCGCCGGCCACCTCGGAGTCCCAGCTGCGCTACGACGTGCTGACCGGGGAGTGGATCGCGATCGCGGCCCAGCGCATGGACCGCACCTACCTGCCCCCGGCCGGTGACTCTCCGCTGGCGCCCACCCGCCCGGGCGGCCCGGCCACCGAGATCCCGGCCGCCGACTACGACGTCGTGGTGTTCGAGAACCGGTTCCCGTCGCTGTCGGCGCGGGCCGGCGACCAGGACCTGCCGCCGTACCTCGACGGTGAGCCGCTGTGGCCGCTGCGGCCGGGCACCGGGTGCTGCGAGGTGGTCTGCTTCACCAGCGACCCGCACGCCAGCTTCGCCACCGTCGGGCACCGTCGCGCCCGCACCGTGATCGACGTGTGGGCGGACCGGACCGCGGAACTGTCCGAACTGCCCGGCGTCGCGCAGGTGTTCTGTTTCGAGAACCGCGGCAGGCAGATCGGGGTGACGCTGACCCACCCGCACGGGCAGATCTACGCCTACCCCTACCTTCCGCCGCGGACCGAGGCGGTGATGCGCCAGGCCCGGCGGCACCGCGCGGCCACCGGCGGCGATCTGTTCGCCGACGTGCTCGACGCCGAGCGGCGGGCCGGGCGCCGGATCGTGGTGGCGGGGCAGCGGTGGACGGCGTTCGTCCCGTCCGCGGCGCGCTGGCCGATGGAGGTGCACCTGCTCCCGCACCGCGCGGTCGCCGATTTCGCCGAGCTCACCGACGGCGAGCGCGACGAGTTGGCCACCGTTTATCTCGATCTGCTCGGCCGGGTCGACCGGTTCTTCGACGGCGTCGACGAGACGCCTTACGTCGCGGCCTGGCACCAGGCCCCGGTCGGCCCGCAGCGGGAACTGGGCCGGCTGCACCTGCAGCTGTTCTCGGTGATGCGGGCGCCGGGGCGGCTGAAGTACCTGGCCGGATCGGAATCAGGGATGGGCGCGTGGATCAACGACACCACCCCCGAACGCATCGCGGACCGGTTCCGGGAGATCCGGTGA
- the galK gene encoding galactokinase yields the protein MSVSWSTRPRRLLPPVPDRALADNAAAAFTDAFDAAPQGVWIAPGRANIIGEHVDYVGGRVVPFALPYATAVAVRIRSDDVVRCTSTGPQPDWAGRVGDVGPGSPSGWAGYAAGVLWAMAYHESIARMPGVDIAVTSTVPQGAGLSSSAALECAVALAVAELSGVATDNAGRAVLARDCATAENVVVGAATGLMDQSVSLRARRGHAMVLDCADGTVEHVAVDSVNPDLALMVINTNSPHRLVQGDYGRCRTMVEQACARVDRDVLDGAEVDVQDVVDLATLGAHQLRRPLRHVLTEFRRVDAAVERLRAADLAAVGPLLSASHRSLRDDLAVSSVELDSAVEAALDAGALGARMIGGGFGGSVLALVEAGDTATVAEAVLRRAHDGGLPRPRFLAADCAAAARRVY from the coding sequence GTGAGCGTGTCGTGGTCGACGAGGCCGCGCCGGCTGCTGCCGCCGGTGCCGGACCGGGCGCTCGCCGACAATGCCGCTGCCGCGTTCACCGACGCGTTCGACGCTGCGCCGCAAGGGGTCTGGATCGCGCCGGGGCGGGCCAACATCATCGGCGAACACGTCGACTACGTGGGCGGGCGGGTGGTGCCGTTCGCGCTGCCGTATGCCACCGCGGTGGCGGTGCGTATCCGCTCCGACGACGTGGTGCGGTGCACCTCGACCGGGCCGCAGCCGGACTGGGCCGGGCGGGTCGGGGATGTCGGACCGGGCAGCCCGTCGGGATGGGCCGGCTATGCGGCCGGGGTGTTGTGGGCGATGGCCTACCACGAGTCCATCGCCCGGATGCCGGGTGTGGACATCGCGGTGACGTCGACGGTGCCCCAAGGTGCAGGACTGTCGAGTTCGGCCGCGCTCGAATGCGCGGTGGCCCTGGCCGTCGCCGAGCTGTCGGGGGTGGCGACCGACAACGCCGGCCGCGCCGTGCTGGCCCGCGACTGCGCCACCGCGGAGAACGTCGTGGTCGGCGCGGCGACCGGGCTGATGGACCAGTCGGTGTCGCTGCGCGCTCGCCGCGGCCACGCGATGGTGCTGGACTGCGCCGACGGCACCGTCGAGCACGTCGCGGTCGACAGTGTGAACCCGGACCTGGCGCTGATGGTGATCAACACGAACTCTCCACACCGACTGGTGCAGGGCGACTACGGCCGCTGCCGCACCATGGTCGAGCAGGCGTGCGCGCGGGTCGACCGTGACGTGCTCGACGGTGCCGAGGTCGACGTGCAGGACGTGGTGGATCTCGCCACCCTCGGTGCCCACCAACTGCGTCGTCCGCTGCGCCACGTGCTCACCGAGTTCCGGCGGGTGGACGCCGCGGTCGAGCGCTTGCGTGCGGCCGACCTGGCCGCCGTCGGCCCGCTGCTGAGCGCGTCGCACCGGTCGTTACGCGACGACCTCGCCGTCAGCTCGGTCGAACTGGACAGTGCGGTCGAGGCCGCGCTCGACGCCGGGGCCCTCGGCGCCCGGATGATCGGTGGCGGGTTCGGGGGATCGGTGCTGGCCCTGGTGGAAGCAGGTGACACGGCGACCGTCGCCGAGGCGGTGCTGCGCCGGGCGCACGACGGCGGGCTTCCCCGCCCCCGGTTCCTGGCCGCCGACTGCGCGGCCGCGGCGCGCCGGGTCTACTGA
- a CDS encoding aldose 1-epimerase family protein codes for MTLAPPVAPASTCGDEFELTLPGRRPVRAVIAEVGAALLELSVGGVALTPRYDTTAARPFYSGAVLAPWPNRVRDGRWTLDGVTQQLDITEPENGNALHGLLSFAPYRLTERSTSSITLGARVHPQHGYPFSLKTRVRYALTTTGISVTHTIGNVGPAPAPVAVGAHPFLTVGDVPADELVLTVAADRHIDVDERLNPTGTTPVAGTEWDLRGGRPVAELGFDDCWTGLHMSGGISTHTLRAPDGRSVSLCAGTGFDYVHVFVTRRYPTAQGHVTAVAVEPMSAAADALNSGAGLRWLECGQHWSASWSIRYQDPGQ; via the coding sequence GTGACGCTCGCTCCCCCGGTCGCCCCGGCGTCGACGTGCGGTGACGAGTTCGAGCTGACGCTGCCCGGCAGGCGTCCGGTGCGGGCGGTGATCGCCGAGGTCGGCGCCGCCCTGCTGGAACTGTCGGTCGGCGGGGTGGCTCTGACGCCGCGGTACGACACCACCGCGGCACGCCCCTTCTACAGCGGCGCCGTGCTCGCCCCGTGGCCCAACCGGGTGCGTGACGGGCGCTGGACGCTCGACGGGGTGACCCAGCAGCTCGACATCACCGAACCGGAGAACGGCAACGCGCTGCACGGCCTGCTGTCCTTCGCCCCGTACCGGCTGACCGAACGCAGCACCTCGTCCATCACGCTGGGCGCGCGGGTGCATCCCCAGCACGGCTACCCGTTCAGCCTGAAGACCCGGGTGCGCTACGCGCTGACCACGACCGGTATCAGCGTCACCCACACGATCGGCAACGTCGGCCCCGCGCCGGCGCCGGTCGCGGTCGGGGCGCACCCGTTCCTCACCGTCGGCGACGTGCCCGCCGACGAGCTGGTGCTCACCGTGGCGGCCGACCGGCACATCGACGTCGACGAACGGCTCAACCCGACCGGCACCACACCGGTGGCGGGCACCGAATGGGATCTGCGCGGTGGCCGGCCGGTGGCCGAGCTGGGCTTCGACGACTGCTGGACGGGCCTGCACATGAGCGGCGGCATCAGCACCCACACCCTGCGCGCGCCCGACGGTCGCTCGGTGTCACTGTGCGCCGGAACGGGTTTCGACTATGTGCACGTGTTCGTCACCCGGCGCTACCCGACGGCGCAGGGCCATGTCACCGCGGTGGCCGTCGAGCCGATGTCCGCGGCCGCCGACGCGTTGAACAGCGGCGCCGGGTTGCGCTGGCTGGAGTGCGGGCAACACTGGTCGGCATCGTGGTCGATCCGCTACCAGGACCCCGGTCAGTAG
- the araA gene encoding L-arabinose isomerase, which translates to MIGSRLVDAEVWFVTGSQSMYGPETLEQVAAQSQEIATLLDQSAEMPVRVRWQPTVVSAEAIASVVADANRDPNCIGIIAWMHTFSPAKMWIRGLRALQRPMLHLHTQHNVELPWSTIDMDFMNLNQAAHGDREFGYIQSRLSVPRKTVAGHVSDPQARRRIGHWARAALGFAEIRTMNVARFGDNMRSVAVTEGDKVEAEAHFGVSVNTFAVNDLAESVSRVGEDSVDKLIREYRDRYDVAEELLPGGARHTALRDGARIEAGLRRFLEQHEFQAFTTNFEDLGPLKQLPGLAVQRLMADGYGFAGEGDWKTAVMLRTVKVMADGLPGGTSFMEDYTYDLTPGRERVLGAHMLEVCPSITESRPSLEVHPLSIGNRDDPVRLRFTASPGDATILGISDMGPRFRLVANTVRVVEPTAALPKLPVACAVWEPQPSWSVSTEAWLAAGAPHHTVLTTALGVEPFEDFAVMTGTELLVIDSETTVGSFARELRWNNAYHHLAAGL; encoded by the coding sequence ATGATCGGTTCCCGCCTCGTCGACGCCGAGGTCTGGTTCGTCACCGGCAGCCAGTCGATGTACGGACCCGAGACTCTCGAGCAGGTCGCCGCGCAGTCTCAGGAGATCGCGACGCTGCTCGACCAGTCCGCCGAGATGCCGGTGCGGGTGCGCTGGCAGCCCACGGTGGTCTCGGCCGAGGCCATCGCGTCGGTGGTCGCCGACGCTAACCGGGACCCGAACTGCATCGGCATCATCGCCTGGATGCACACCTTCTCCCCCGCCAAGATGTGGATCCGCGGACTTCGGGCGCTGCAACGGCCGATGCTGCATCTGCACACCCAGCACAACGTGGAGTTGCCGTGGAGCACCATCGATATGGACTTCATGAACCTCAACCAGGCCGCGCACGGCGACCGCGAGTTCGGCTACATCCAGTCGCGGCTGTCGGTGCCGCGCAAGACGGTCGCCGGCCACGTCAGTGACCCGCAGGCCCGCCGCCGCATCGGTCACTGGGCCCGCGCCGCACTCGGTTTCGCCGAGATCCGCACGATGAACGTGGCCCGCTTCGGCGACAACATGCGCAGTGTCGCGGTCACCGAGGGCGACAAGGTGGAGGCCGAGGCGCACTTCGGGGTGTCGGTGAACACCTTCGCGGTCAACGACCTCGCCGAGTCGGTGTCGCGGGTCGGCGAGGACAGTGTCGACAAGCTGATCCGTGAGTACCGGGACCGCTACGACGTGGCCGAGGAACTGCTGCCCGGCGGTGCGCGGCACACCGCGCTGCGTGACGGCGCCCGGATCGAGGCCGGCTTGCGCCGGTTCCTCGAGCAGCACGAATTCCAGGCGTTCACCACGAATTTCGAGGATCTCGGCCCACTGAAGCAGCTGCCCGGCCTCGCCGTGCAGCGGCTGATGGCCGACGGATACGGTTTCGCCGGTGAAGGCGACTGGAAGACCGCGGTGATGCTGCGCACCGTGAAAGTGATGGCCGACGGGCTGCCGGGGGGCACGTCGTTCATGGAGGACTACACCTACGACCTGACCCCGGGCCGGGAACGCGTGCTCGGCGCGCACATGCTGGAGGTGTGCCCGTCGATCACCGAGTCCAGGCCCTCACTGGAGGTGCACCCGCTGTCCATCGGCAACCGCGACGACCCGGTGCGCCTGCGGTTCACCGCCTCCCCCGGCGACGCCACGATCCTCGGGATCAGTGACATGGGTCCGCGATTCCGCCTGGTGGCCAACACGGTCCGGGTGGTGGAGCCGACGGCCGCACTGCCGAAACTGCCGGTCGCGTGCGCGGTGTGGGAGCCGCAGCCGAGCTGGTCGGTGTCGACCGAGGCGTGGCTGGCGGCCGGAGCGCCCCACCACACCGTGCTCACCACCGCGCTGGGCGTCGAGCCGTTCGAGGATTTCGCCGTGATGACCGGCACCGAACTGCTCGTCATCGACAGCGAGACCACGGTCGGCTCCTTCGCCCGCGAATTGCGTTGGAACAACGCCTATCACCACCTGGCGGCGGGGCTGTGA
- a CDS encoding LacI family DNA-binding transcriptional regulator: protein MTADRTVRRPVMADVARLAGVSHQTVSRVINGANNIRPDTRSRVEHAIAALGYRPNTAARTLVTRRSRTVGIISSNTSQHGPASIQHSLQEAARSAGYFSSVVTLSEVTHRELRDALDHLDRQSVEAIVMIATQHDALAVAHAEITSTPLIVVEGELTGRGRSVGVDQMAGARLATQHLIDLGHRHIVHVSGPLSWTEARARRSGYVEVMRRAGLRVDADLEGDWSPARGCAIGRALAERGHFTAVFVANDQMAVGLLHAFAEAGIAVPGDVSVVGFDDVPEAAYTTPSLTTVHQDFAAVGRRAIEVVTAVLDGVEVVTPLLTPQLVIRSSSARMAPQRTKGLRA from the coding sequence GTGACCGCGGACCGCACGGTGCGGCGCCCGGTGATGGCCGACGTCGCCCGGCTGGCCGGCGTCTCGCACCAGACGGTGTCGCGGGTCATCAACGGCGCCAACAACATCCGCCCGGACACCCGCTCCCGGGTCGAGCACGCGATCGCCGCGCTGGGGTACCGGCCCAACACCGCGGCCCGCACCCTGGTGACGCGGCGGTCCAGGACCGTCGGCATCATCAGCAGCAACACCTCGCAGCACGGGCCTGCCAGCATCCAGCATTCGCTGCAGGAGGCGGCGCGGTCGGCCGGCTACTTCAGCAGCGTGGTGACGCTGTCGGAGGTCACCCACCGTGAACTGCGCGACGCGCTGGACCATCTGGACCGCCAGTCCGTCGAGGCCATCGTGATGATCGCGACCCAGCACGACGCGCTGGCCGTCGCCCACGCCGAGATCACCTCGACCCCGTTGATCGTGGTGGAGGGCGAGCTGACCGGACGGGGACGCTCGGTCGGCGTGGACCAGATGGCCGGGGCGCGGCTGGCCACCCAGCACCTCATCGACCTGGGCCACCGCCACATCGTGCACGTGTCCGGACCGCTGAGCTGGACCGAGGCCCGGGCCCGCCGCAGCGGCTACGTCGAGGTGATGCGGCGTGCGGGCCTGCGGGTGGACGCCGATCTGGAAGGCGACTGGAGCCCGGCCCGCGGCTGCGCGATCGGTCGCGCGCTGGCCGAACGTGGCCATTTCACCGCGGTTTTCGTCGCCAACGACCAGATGGCCGTCGGGCTGCTGCACGCGTTCGCCGAAGCCGGCATCGCAGTGCCCGGCGACGTCAGCGTGGTCGGCTTCGACGATGTCCCCGAGGCGGCCTACACCACCCCGTCGCTGACCACCGTGCACCAGGACTTCGCCGCGGTCGGCAGACGGGCGATCGAGGTCGTCACCGCCGTCCTCGACGGCGTCGAGGTGGTCACCCCGCTGCTCACCCCGCAGTTGGTCATCCGCTCCAGCAGTGCGCGGATGGCTCCGCAACGAACGAAAGGACTCAGGGCATGA
- the yjfF gene encoding galactofuranose ABC transporter, permease protein YjfF: protein MSVEFAVRPKFLAPAGRISRGGRFRPLMASSALFVALFGLVAVRYDFASTTQLFLNLLIDNAHLVVLAVGMTFVILTGGIDLSVGSVVALSTVILAKTLQVGWPTPVAVVVVLLVGPALGLVMGLIIEYFEVQPFIVTLAGMFLARGMCYVVSVETLPIDDPLLRTFGLHYLYVWEEKFIRPAVVVTIVVVVAAAYVLHQTRFGRTVYAVGGNRQSAMLMGLAVGRARVSVYVVSGLCASLAGLLLSVQKLSGYSLNGVGLELDAIAAVVIGGVLLSGGVGMVVGSVIGVLILGTIQTLVTAENLDSYWTRIVTGVLLLLFVLVQRVLSRDTR, encoded by the coding sequence ATGAGCGTCGAGTTCGCAGTCCGCCCGAAGTTCCTCGCCCCGGCGGGGCGGATCAGCCGGGGCGGCCGCTTCCGGCCCCTGATGGCGTCGTCGGCGCTGTTCGTCGCACTGTTCGGACTCGTCGCTGTGCGGTACGACTTCGCCAGCACCACACAGCTTTTCCTGAACCTGCTGATCGACAACGCCCATCTGGTGGTGCTCGCGGTCGGGATGACGTTCGTGATCCTCACCGGCGGCATCGACTTGAGCGTCGGGTCCGTGGTCGCGCTGTCCACGGTGATCCTGGCCAAGACCCTGCAGGTGGGCTGGCCGACGCCGGTCGCGGTCGTGGTGGTGCTGCTGGTCGGTCCGGCACTGGGCCTGGTGATGGGGCTGATCATCGAGTACTTCGAGGTGCAGCCGTTCATCGTGACGCTGGCCGGCATGTTCCTGGCCCGCGGGATGTGTTACGTGGTCAGCGTCGAGACGCTGCCGATCGACGACCCGCTGTTGCGCACGTTCGGTCTGCACTACCTCTACGTGTGGGAGGAGAAGTTCATCCGCCCCGCCGTGGTGGTGACGATCGTGGTCGTGGTGGCGGCGGCGTATGTGCTGCACCAGACCCGATTCGGGCGCACGGTGTACGCGGTCGGCGGCAACCGCCAGTCGGCGATGCTGATGGGGCTGGCCGTGGGCCGGGCCCGGGTGTCGGTGTACGTGGTCAGCGGGCTGTGCGCGTCGCTGGCCGGACTGCTGCTCAGTGTGCAGAAGCTGTCGGGCTACAGCCTCAACGGCGTCGGACTGGAACTCGACGCGATCGCCGCCGTGGTGATCGGCGGGGTGCTGCTCTCCGGCGGTGTCGGCATGGTTGTCGGGTCGGTCATCGGCGTGCTGATCCTGGGCACCATCCAGACGCTGGTGACCGCGGAGAACCTGGACTCGTACTGGACCAGGATCGTGACCGGGGTGCTGCTGCTGCTGTTCGTCCTGGTTCAGCGCGTGCTGTCGCGGGACACCCGGTGA